The window CAAGAAAACAAACGTGACGTTTCATTCGCTCgtttgattggttggtgagAACCTATGAACGTGACCCGGATGTAGCAGCGCCGCGACTCTGCCAACGATGAAACAAACCGGAGCCACAGGAAGGACCGTGTCTGTTACCTATGAGCAGAACTGTCCTGTTTCAGTCGCTCGTCTTTTATTTGTTGCTCTTGAAGGTGCATATACATTCCCAACCTCGtttttgatgtgattttgaaGCCATAGCTTGGTTGATGTCGTATTGAAAGAGCCAGCTAGTTTAGCTGCAAGCATTAGCAAAACATGGAGCGGCTACGTTTAGTAAAATCTGACACTGTCGTTGACGCTGGTGTTTTAGTTGCTAACGTGTCTGCTTCTTTATTTCGTTGAGTTATTTGAATTCTGTAGGTTTAGATGTCATTGGCGTTATGTGGCTGTTCTTTAGCTATAACGAGACGAGTGAGCTATTTTTATGTTAAGGAATTAGCTGGCTAGCACGCTAATGTGACGTTAGCTTTGCGAGCCGCGGTGTTGTATGCTGTTTGGTTTTGCAGGTGTTGCACAGGCATAAATGGCTTAAATGCATATTAATCTACCTACTGTCGATtgtgtaacattaaaaaaaaacaacacattgaaAACATACAAAAGCGGCAGCTCTAATACTTTTACGTACTTAGAGTAACTTCTAGtaaactgcagtggaacttttTAATACATACTGCATGTATTAGAATAGGAACTTAAGTTTATTAGACtccattcttctctttttgaggCACTCTGACGCATTTAAAATCTCAAAAGTCAGAGCAAAATTGTCGTGTAGACGCTGAACTGTAACGTTAAGCATTCGGCCACCCTTGAAACTGAATGTGCGTAGTTTATGAGCAGTAGATTAAGTGTTTTGACGTTACACTTGAGAATGGCAGAAGTCGTTTGTTTTGCGCAGTAAATCAGTTTTCACTAAAAATGAGTATAAACTGTGTAGGAGACACGGCCTTGTGATTATTGGTCCATTAGAAAAAGCTGAGTGGGTCGACACAAAAATAGTCCAGATGAATAAAAATATCcgcttttgtgtgtttttaatgttttttttttgttttgtttttttgaaattTGCTTTTACTTTAGTCATTGCACTGAAGtaacaatacttttacttgagtatggGTTTAGACTAGGAGTTCCCAATCCCAGTCCTGGCAACCTCATTCTTTacacattattttgtttttcctccCTTACATACCTGACTCAGCACCTGAAGAGCTTGTTAATTAGGTAATGAGCTGAATTGGGTGCGCTAGATGAGATGGTGTGTGAATATATGCATTGTATGGTGTCACCAAGACTGGAATTTGGAAGCCCAGGATTATGCTGCTCTATCCACCCTTATTGCTGATTGAGTAACTAACAGCAGGAATAAGTTTCTCCTATGCACCTTTGGACTAAAACGTTTGGACTTTTGCAATGCATAGAAAATGCTTTAAATTGCATGGAATGCAATTACATGTATTTGTGGCAAGTAAACAACACTGAGAACACAGAATTGGAGTTGATGTGATGACCTCAACCAGGGCTGCCATATGATTGGTAATGGGTGCCATGATCATAATTACTGCTGTTAAGCTAATGCCAAAAACCAACTGGAAATTTATGCTCAATTCAGACCATAACCATGTCAGAAGAGGAACTTCTGTCAGTGGACTATGAAGTCTATGGGAgagtccagggtgtattctttAGAAAATATACCCAGGTAAGCTTCATGTGGTCTGCTTATACATTTATGTATGTCATTGAATAATTGACTGTTTTATGAGTGTCTTggatatacatacacacagcctCACATTGTATATATCTGCTTTCAGTCAGAAGGGAAGAAGCTTGGCCTGGTTGGATGGGTGCAGAATACTCAAGCTGGAACTGTGCAAGGGCAGCTCCAAGGACCCACCTTAAAAGTGAGAAAGATGCAGGAGTGGCTCAGAAGCACTGGGAGTCCTCAGTCACGAATATTAAAAGCAGAGTTCAATAATGAGAAGACAATTGATAAATTGGATTTCAAGGACTTCAGAGTGGTTCACtaataaatgcagtaaatgtattACATTCTGCTGCCACTGCTTCTAAGTTATTAATAGTTTTTTAAGTTATTTCTCTGTTGCACTGAAAGTACACTCCAATGCAGAGGTAAACCTATATCCTCTAATAAATACACCTGACAGTAAAAATGATTATGTGATTCATTTTgatctgtatttttatatgcaACTTTTATTTATGTGGCAGATGTTTCATTACAATAGAAATCATGTATTAAAAGTATGTCTTTCAGCAATAAGTGCACCAGATTCTAAGTGAGCATGATATGGCAGgactttttgtcattttgccagatggtattttattttagtatttaaaGGATTGTGTATTGCAGACTGTTATGGCCCAAATATGCCGTATTCCTAGAGGAtttgtttctttgctgaatttctgtattatattattttttttaatttgctgatAGATTACATTTGTCATAACCTATTCAGATATATAAATGTGATTTGTCAGTAGTATATTTTCTCTTCACCAAAATCTAAATTCAAGACAGAATTAACTTTTAAatttaatgattattttaaattctttattAATCCAAAATATGTCTTTAAAATACTGGAAGAAGTAAagcattttaaattcagcaaataaacaataactgtgctaaaatgtgcagaggtgtgttctctgtagaagatatAGTAGAACACTAACagaacatttgcatatgacggTATGTATCAGAAAATAGCAAATTCAAAACTGCTTAATTGCACAACAGCACaagctgtttttctttgctgttcCCTTACTGTGCAGAAATCCAGTACTGAGTAGCCTGTATCCCTGTAATGAGAAGTTAACAAGTTCTGATAAATCACCATATAGCACTAACAAATACGCTTAAAAAACTCTCTCCTTTATCCAAATAGGCAGAGCCATTAAGAATAGAcagatgttttattgtttttcaacaTTGGCAATTTTGGTTGAAAAGACATGTCTGAGTAAACACACAACATGTGTAAAATCAAGTTATAAGACATCATTTCACAAaatggcattactgctgctcaTGGCTGCATAGACAGTTTAGAAGTATTAGAAAATAATTGGCATatcacagtggtggtcacaCCAACACTTTTTTTCTGGTGTGACCAAATGTTTTGGAAAATGGCAATTTATGTAAATACTAACTAGATGAAGTAAGCACAGTACATCAATAAGAGCTCTAACGGCATACAAGTCCAAGGATAATGCAAATATTAAACTCTAATTACAGGTTTAATTGAATCTCATTAATACAGCAACAAATTCTCATAGTACAAAAAGTGTATTTATTCCACCTTGGTAGGTCCATTTCCTTGCAGGAAGACATTTAATTGATTTCAGCACAAGGTAATACTGGAACGTGCTGGCAACAGATACTTACCTCTTCATAATTCTTTGCTTAAACGCCATGTTTCATGTCTAAATTGACCAGCTGGTCTGGGACCCTCCCAGTACCTAGACCCCAGAATGAAAAGACTTATTGTGAGAGAGCCAAACATTCCAGGAAATGACTGTTcccccctccacctctctccttCCAAATCCAAGCCTGGCTGCACGTTTTGTAcactatctttttttttaaaggctcAACAATTCCAACCACCCATATGGAACCTTGCACCATGCATAATACCAAGTCCATTTAGAGAGGCACTTGTACTGTTTGGCTTTGCTGCTGTATCGTAGCTACTGCTGCTGTGGCACGTGTGGAAGGAAAAATACTCATGCATGGAAGATTTGCTTTCAAGGCAAACCTCAGACATGCCATAGTGCTCTACTGTGAAGGCAATTGAGAAGAATTGGCATTCAGTTCATTAAAACTATTCGCAAAACCAGATGTGTTGTGCCTAAACAAGAGACTGACCTACATATAACTATTAGTAAACATGTTCTACAGTATGATGAAAAGTATCCTGCTTATAGAGGGCAAATCTTTGTGTTCAATTACCTTTGTGGAAAGCTTGTTGCATTCACAGCCTGACCTCAACCAGCTTGTGAAAATTTTCATCAATAATTGCAAGAAAGTGGCCCTGATTCTTTTCTTACACTTCTGACTTATAAGCCTGCCATGAAAGCCTTTACAATATAAAGACAGAATTCCGatgatttccaaaaattctGCTTAAGTCAAATTGAGATGCAGACAAAGTgattgagtggtttgatgtgaaatgagaaacttaccaactgaGATTTCTTACCAACTGAGATACAGTAGTGCTGATATGAACCAGAGGTtgcgatgtctacaacacaaatatagctattttattttaacttacaCATATCATCTGAAATCTTAAATGTAATGTCAATGGTGATAAAATAGTGcaaagtcagaaaaaaaactttctgtgGGCAATATTTTGCCTGTGCCCTGCAtatacctctctgccatgaagattaaaaaaataaataaataaatatatatatatatatatatatatatatacacttttaggtcaaaatcttctcaaactatcataaaataacATCTCAGGCATCAGCTGATGTATTTGTAACCAGTGTGTGTAGTAGACTGTGAGGGAGCTCTTAGAGACATTAAATGCTTTCAATGTCTGGCACTCTGGATTATATTGCAGAAAGCTTCTCTAtaatggtgcatttcacaccaaaccactttgaatgactgtttatgtcTCAACAATTAAATTGCTTTCTTGTATTCTGTAGCCTGTGTTCTTGTTTCTAAATATCAAGTGAGTGGAGttagttttcaaaatatttcaaacataATGTTCCTCACAGTTCTTTATTGATATGGCACTAAAGAACTTaaacagagaggaagaagataaacattttattacagtgCTGTGCCAGACCTACATAGAGCTGCAGATCTCAATCTGTAAACTCCAGTCAGATAACACTCACTGGGAGTCAGACAACTTCCACTGCAGCAGGCTGAATATTATTACTGCACCCCCTATGCTTTGCTCTTGGCACAGCATCACTGGAGCCTGGAAGCAGCTGTAGTCTACCCTGGGGcacaacagacatttttcagAACTCTTATTTCACAAGtaatttaatgcatttattgtaaTGGATTTACATGTATTCTTACCTTGGTGTAATACATTATATAgccagaagtatgtggacacctgaccatcacagcAGTATGAGATGGCTGGACATTCCATTTCAAAACCagggcattaatatggaactataacagcctccactcttctgtggaggcaaaagagcatttgtaaggtcaaGCACT is drawn from Pygocentrus nattereri isolate fPygNat1 chromosome 10, fPygNat1.pri, whole genome shotgun sequence and contains these coding sequences:
- the acyp1 gene encoding acylphosphatase-1, with translation MSRTVLFQSLVFYLLLLKTITMSEEELLSVDYEVYGRVQGVFFRKYTQSEGKKLGLVGWVQNTQAGTVQGQLQGPTLKVRKMQEWLRSTGSPQSRILKAEFNNEKTIDKLDFKDFRVVH